In the genome of Salmo trutta chromosome 39, fSalTru1.1, whole genome shotgun sequence, the window gaatttaaatatgctctctctaattctctctttctctctttctttctttctctctgaggacctgagccctaggaccatgcctcgagactacctggcatgatgactccttgctgtccccagtccacctggccttgctgctgctccagtttcaactgttctgcctgcggctacggaaccctgacctgttcaccggacgtgcttgttgcaccctcgacaactactatgattattattatttgaccatgctggtcatttatgaacattttaacatcttgaccatgttctgttataatatccacccggcacagccagaagaggactggccacccctcatagcctggttcctctctaggtttcttcctaggtttttggcctttctagggagtttttcctagggagtttttcctagccaccgtgcttctttcacatgcattgcttgctgtttggggttttaggctgggtttctgtacagcactttgagatttcagctgatatacgaagggctaaataaataaatttgatttgattttgatttgaatactTCCCAAATGCGCTGTACCTGTAAAGTCACAGCCTTCAAGCCTTTGAGTTGTAAGAGCCAGACTGGGTGTTGACTAAAACCACCTTCAGTGTGAGACTGTCAGAAGCAGTGAACTCACGTGGTTCGTAGGGGTGTGGCTGCAGACAGTTGATAACGTGCTGGTCTGCCTCCAGCAGCATTAGgtgttcccctgtctctctgtcccagatGAAGATATGACCACAGTCTGAGCCGCTCAGCACAAAGTGGTCACCCCAGAAACAACACTGATTGGtctataaacaacaacaacaacaaaagcttGAATGAGTATTCCACATAGCTACTTCTCAATAACTAAAGCATTGAACCTTAAATATAGCTGACAAGAAGTTGAAGCCGTTATCACCACATATTGCCCAAGGTCCCCCTCTGGTGGACTAAATCATTACTTCAAGCTTGTCTTAATCCTcagtactgttatactgtactgtaccatcgTCCTGGAATTACGGTGGCCCTTGTAGATCTTTTCTACTGAGGGCTTCCCAATACGGCGAGTCTCGCAATCCGCCAACTCTTTCTTCTCTTTCCGCCGCCGAAAAATCTCCTGGATCCGCGCAGCAGCAGAGCGCCTTTCGGAAGGATATACAACATGTCTGTAGAGTCATTAAATCCAATCAAAGTCCAGCCACGTGAGAAGTGTAACTTCTGTATCGCAGGTTTGATTGAATGCACTGAGCAACAAGGAAACGGCCAACATCAGCATGCTAGTTCCAACTGTTCTGTCAACGTTATTTAAACTACTGATCTGACACATCTATTGTTAGTGAAGAAGAACTCATTCTTAGTTGTTGTTGCCATGGCAAATAATTACCTGAGTACTCTTTCCCCTAATTCTGATCCTCTCAAATTAAATCTATGGAAGGAAGGGAACAACACATCCACTTTAATAGCCAGACATGACTCTAGTAGTTCAATGATTAACTGTGTAGGCCAGCTATGCCTCAGTCAATGCAATCATAGTACCATACCTTTGCATCCATTCCCCAGGGGGCTGTGGTGTGGGCTCCTCTCCCATGCCCTCCACCTCCGACTGGCTGAGGGATGAGATCTGCCTAGTGTCGGACACCTGCTCTGGGCTCCTGATCCGCGGGGGTTCCCCCTGGTCGCTGGCGCCACCGCTGGAGAAGTCCAGTTGGATGGTGCTGCTAGTTGTGCCCTGGTTGCTGTATGTCAGACTCAGGATTGGTTCCCCAGGAGACGGTTGGAGACTTCCTGTTCCCGTGCCACTCCTACGGCTCCTCGGGCTctccatggaggaggaggagaagctgGCTGTTGATGTTGGTTGAGACGGGGCTGGATTCCCTAGCCCCATAGCCTCCTGGTGAAGCCCACTACCTTGTGGAGCTGCTGCAGGGTCTACCCTGGGTCGTGGCTGTGGACGGGCTCCTCTGTTGTTCTGGGCCTCACTGGCATCCTCAAACCAGCGTGACAACATGTCTGACATCCTCTGCATCAGAGACACTCCAGGCCTGGACTCTCCTACAGGAGGAAGAGGGTTCAAAATCCATCATATTACTCATAGACAATGATGTGAAAGTTTACATAATCTAATAATATCATGCTTATGTATAATTGTATTGTGTGTTAATccatgcaatatatatatatatttaattttttaatgtaacctttatttaactaggcaagtcagttaaggacaaattcttctcttataccactgcaccactcgggagcaatAGGACCAAGTGAGAGTGCACTTCTGTCATCGATAGCACACGTGTTGTCAGCTGTGTGTTCAGATGAGTGGGGACTTAGTGGGGCGAGGAGCTTCTCTTaccgtccctctccctctcgctctctggccGTGACAGGGGTCCAGTGTCTGACCAGTCTCCTTTCAGACGCAGACGCTTCTGCTGAGTCTCCTTCTGCTAGGAGAAACACAGTGACACTTCACCACTCACAGCACAGCACGGGATCGGGCCTGACCAAAATAACCGCCCTTTCACTATGGCTGAGACCCcccactcccctcctcttccctccactgGGGGCTCACATTCCCCGCCCCTCACTGCCAGGTGAGGCTCTGGCAGGCGATACCAGGGGTCTCATACACAAgaaggagggggacagggaggtCTATCTTAGTGCACATAGGTTACACTAGTTCCGTGGTGTTTGTACAGGAACGGTGACGTTATCTGGTGTTGTATGTATCGAGTTCTGTACAAAATATGCTGCCTCACCCTGCAGATTACCCAGAAGCCCCCTGGCTTATGTGTtcagcagctgtgtgtgtgagaacacagCTCAAATGCCTTTCCCAGAACAGATTCAGACAGCAGACCGTTATCTACTGGTGAGGCAAAAATAGCCCAGAGATGGGACAGCACATCACCTCCtcttgtcaacacacacacacatacacacacacacacacacacacacacacacacacacacacacacacacaccgcatgtCATGTGGTAGAAGCTTCCAGAAACCGGTGTGAGCACACAGATGTTGTGTAAACACAAACTACATTCAAATGATTGAATCCAGTCTTTAGTACTGTGATACACAGTGGGTGAGAGGAATGTTCTCACCTTGTTATCCTGCGACGGTCCCTTCAGCTCGTGTCCCTTGTCATCTTTAGGGTCAAACAGGTAGAGACAGTCTGAGGCATAGCTGGCTAGCACCTCCCTGCCGTCCCTACTGTAGGCCAATGAGGTCACGCGACATGACTTGTTGACCAGGTGCCTCGGTACGAACCTCGCACACATTCCTGCCACCC includes:
- the LOC115179815 gene encoding DDB1- and CUL4-associated factor 6-like isoform X3 — its product is MPCTNNLIWDIRKRTIGSNKINNFTRSNYLGRKEFVQRLKLEASLDVHEGSVNTICWNDTGEYILSGSDDDKLVITNPYSRKVKASITSWHRSNILSAKFMPQTNDRMIVSAAADGKIFLTNVERGSNMDPVLQYHCHNGAAYEILMVPSDPHSFLSCGEDGTIRWFDVRVSPGCWQTNCKKDILIDCRRAVTSMTISPVESFYLATGCSDSSVRIYDRRMLGTIATGFQTGSGVAGMCARFVPRHLVNKSCRVTSLAYSRDGREVLASYASDCLYLFDPKDDKGHELKGPSQDNKQKETQQKRLRLKGDWSDTGPLSRPESERERDGESRPGVSLMQRMSDMLSRWFEDASEAQNNRGARPQPRPRVDPAAAPQGSGLHQEAMGLGNPAPSQPTSTASFSSSSMESPRSRRSGTGTGSLQPSPGEPILSLTYSNQGTTSSTIQLDFSSGGASDQGEPPRIRSPEQVSDTRQISSLSQSEVEGMGEEPTPQPPGEWMQRFNLRGSELGERVLRRSAAARIQEIFRRRKEKKELADCETRRIGKPSVEKIYKGHRNSRTMTNQCCFWGDHFVLSGSDCGHIFIWDRETGEHLMLLEADQHVINCLQPHPYEPLLATSGIDSNIKIWSPMEESPSFNRVLAEEVTFRNELMLEETRNTITVPASFMLRMLAQLNHSITAESEDNEEDE
- the LOC115179815 gene encoding DDB1- and CUL4-associated factor 6-like isoform X1, coding for MPCTNNLIWDIRKRTIGSNKINNFTRSNYLGRKEFVQRLKLEASLDVHEGSVNTICWNDTGEYILSGSDDDKLVITNPYSRKVKASITSWHRSNILSAKFMPQTNDRMIVSAAADGKIFLTNVERGSNMDPVLQYHCHNGAAYEILMVPSDPHSFLSCGEDGTIRWFDVRVSPGCWQTNCKKDILIDCRRAVTSMTISPVESFYLATGCSDSSVRIYDRRMLGTIATGFQTGSGVAGMCARFVPRHLVNKSCRVTSLAYSRDGREVLASYASDCLYLFDPKDDKGHELKGPSQDNKQKETQQKRLRLKGDWSDTGPLSRPESERERDGESRPGVSLMQRMSDMLSRWFEDASEAQNNRGARPQPRPRVDPAAAPQGSGLHQEAMGLGNPAPSQPTSTASFSSSSMESPRSRRSGTGTGSLQPSPGEPILSLTYSNQGTTSSTIQLDFSSGGASDQGEPPRIRSPEQVSDTRQISSLSQSEVEGMGEEPTPQPPGEWMQRFNLRGSELGERVLRHVVYPSERRSAAARIQEIFRRRKEKKELADCETRRIGKPSVEKIYKGHRNSRTMTNQCCFWGDHFVLSGSDCGHIFIWDRETGEHLMLLEADQHVINCLQPHPYEPLLATSGIDSNIKIWSPMEESPSFNRVLAEEVTFRNELMLEETRNTITVPASFMLRMLAQLNHSITAESEDNEEDE
- the LOC115179815 gene encoding DDB1- and CUL4-associated factor 6-like isoform X2; amino-acid sequence: MPCTNNLIWDIRKRTIGSNKINNFTRSNYLGRKEFVQRLKLEASLDVHEGSVNTICWNDTGEYILSGSDDDKLVITNPYSRKVKASITSWHRSNILSAKFMPQTNDRMIVSAAADGKIFLTNVERGSNMDPVLQYHCHNGAAYEILMVPSDPHSFLSCGEDGTIRWFDVRVSPGCWQTNCKKDILIDCRRAVTSMTISPVESFYLATGCSDSSVRIYDRRMLGTIATGFQTGSGVAGMCARFVPRHLVNKSCRVTSLAYSRDGREVLASYASDCLYLFDPKDDKGHELKGPSQDNKKETQQKRLRLKGDWSDTGPLSRPESERERDGESRPGVSLMQRMSDMLSRWFEDASEAQNNRGARPQPRPRVDPAAAPQGSGLHQEAMGLGNPAPSQPTSTASFSSSSMESPRSRRSGTGTGSLQPSPGEPILSLTYSNQGTTSSTIQLDFSSGGASDQGEPPRIRSPEQVSDTRQISSLSQSEVEGMGEEPTPQPPGEWMQRFNLRGSELGERVLRHVVYPSERRSAAARIQEIFRRRKEKKELADCETRRIGKPSVEKIYKGHRNSRTMTNQCCFWGDHFVLSGSDCGHIFIWDRETGEHLMLLEADQHVINCLQPHPYEPLLATSGIDSNIKIWSPMEESPSFNRVLAEEVTFRNELMLEETRNTITVPASFMLRMLAQLNHSITAESEDNEEDE